The Triticum aestivum cultivar Chinese Spring chromosome 3A, IWGSC CS RefSeq v2.1, whole genome shotgun sequence genome includes a region encoding these proteins:
- the LOC123057491 gene encoding uncharacterized protein → MICPVLLALALNIVDLNGKVYGHGVPFAMITMAGFTLITSICPLLVCFFSEGFPGWRVSLAPVTTILATLSSCCLIVLACLIAQSIVSKSIFITVGLICGILVLVRIVCYNMYDTRNNDGREYTIDMHNVLDESHEFLIGVTGIMFLWFEGLALDGHGQTGHTSRQSVGYISFIICTFGVCLMFLEMTPPQWFAVHRHGSPEERIEREQQIVCLTLILDGIMAVGIFVLLLVVMRKLTPLEVALLVLLPPAVSFGQLLVLVVLEVNTEVEQESGPASLELTKVTFTGFLAVSITTSSTASSSSLTGSFLLLSSMAIGFGLSWRLLSQANIRRGLSSCVSSAHVASAAKVASFCTHLCIVISTILLVAMACNASGK, encoded by the coding sequence ATGATATGCCCAGTGCTTCTTGCACTGGCTCTGAACATAGTGGATCTCAATGGCAAGGTGTATGGTCATGGTGTCCCCTTCGCCATGATCACCATGGCAGGCTTTACTTTGATTACCAGCATTTGCCCCTTGCTGGTGTGTTTCTTCTCGGAGGGATTCCCTGGCTGGCGCGTAAGTCTTGCCCCTGTAACAACGATTCTGGCAACCCTTTCATCTTGTTGCCTTATCGTCCTTGCTTGCTTGATTGCACAATCCATTGTCTCCAAATCCATTTTTATCACCGTTGGACTCATCTGTGGAATCTTGGTCCTTGTTCGAATTGTCTGCTACAACATGTATGACACACGGAACAACGATGGGCGGGAATACACAATAGATATGCACAATGTGCTAGATGAATCACATGAGTTCCTGATCGGTGTCACTGGAATTATGTTTCTATGGTTCGAAGGTCTAGCACTCGATGGTCATGGCCAGACGGGTCACACGAGCAGGCAATCAGTGGGCTATATTAGTTTCATCATCTGCACATTTGGCGTGTGCTTAATGTTTCTGGAGATGACACCACCTCAATGGTTTGCGGTACATAGGCATGGTAGCCCTGAAGAAAGGATTGAAAGAGAGCAACAAATTGTGTGTTTAACACTCATCCTAGACGGCATCATGGCGGTTGGTATCTTCGTACTATTGTTGGTTGTCATGCGTAAGCTCACGCCTCTTGAGGTTGCCCTATTGGTCTTACTGCCACCAGCTGTAAGCTTTGGTCAACTTCTAGTCCTAGTCGTGTTGGAGGTGAACACAGAAGTTGAACAGGAATCTGGGCCAGCATCACTAGAACTTACAAAGGTCACCTTCACTGGATTTTTGGCCGTGTCGATAACAACCAGCAGCACCGCTTCGTCCAGCAGCTTGACTGGATCTTTCCTTCTATTATCTTCCATGGCTATTGGGTTTGGTCTTTCGTGGAGGCTCCTTTCACAGGCTAACATAAGGAGAGGTCTCTCCAGTTGTGTTTCATCCGCTCATGTTGCTTCTGCTGCCAAGGTTGCTTCCTTTTGTACACATTTATGTATTGTAATATCTACAATTCTACTTGTAGCAATGGCTTGTAATGCGAGTGGTAAATGA